DNA sequence from the Bacillota bacterium genome:
TCGTAATAATTATCAGCTTGGCAAGCGATTTGGAACTGTCCACATACATCGCAGCTTTCACATCTGTGAAAGACTTCGCATTCTCAATTTCTGACCATGTCACTGGCTCAATATCAGCGTTCTTGGTGCCAACTACTTTAAATATCGCTGTGGATGATGTTACATAAGTAACACCAAATCCGGTTACGGTTATTGTGTCGTCACTTTTGTCAGTATCTGTCACATCTGCTTCAACTGCAAATGCATCGGCAATAACTTCCTGCAATTCACTTACTTCACCATATTTATTAAGTTTGTATCTTATACCTGCAAGGTCTCCGCTTAAAAGACCACCCGCTTCAGTAATTGATTTTTCGGCAATGTCGCTCAGTGAAATGGAAACATTATTTGCATCTTTTATAGTTGCATCCTCTGCTACCCTGTAAGTTACGATCTTGCCTTCAGTATTTACTAGCCTTACCAGGTCACCGTTAATATCCGAAGCATATTTGATGAATACAGCATAATTCCAGTCGGATGTAACACCGTCTACGTCACCAACTACATATATGGCCCTGCCTTCGTAGTCCTTGTACACTATTACATCTTCGCCGAGCAGGTCATCATAATCATCAACATCAGTCTTCTTGCTGTACTCGTCACCATCATCGGTGGAGTAGTACACGCTTGCCACCGTAGTCTCATTGATCTTGGTTCCGTCAACATATACTGCGCTGCCGGTTACCCTTGTCAGGGTTCCCTCATCCCTGTCGGAAGTCACCACTATGAAGTAATCGTCCCCGGTCTTATTTACAAATATTATATCATTAGCTTTGATAGCGCCCAGGGATGCTACCTTATGGTCTCTTATTACCGTTATGTCATCCGCATCAGCTAGCCTAAGCGTTCTTACCGAGCCTGTTCCAACGAAGTATTTAATCTCTTCCTTTGAGGTGCTTACGCTTGTTACCATTCCACCTCTTACGTAAGTCATATCGTAAAGGACGGCCTCGGTAATCCTGCTGTTGTTGATTATGAATTTGCCATACTGCCCGTCTGCCATGTCATTTACTTCATCTGCATCAATCGTAGTCCTATAGGTCTTTCCGGCATTGTAGAGCGTGATTTTGTCATTCCTTGTTACGTTATCTTCATCGTCTATTGAATCGTATATTACTCTGGAATCTGTGCTGATATACACTATAATGCCTTTGTATTTCCATGCGGTAACAGTGGCATGCAGAAGACCATCGATGACTATACCGTCTGCCACCTTAAGGGTATCACCGTCTATTACGATTTCCCTTTCTTCCTTGTCTAAGTCCTCCACTTCCTCCTCTTCGTATACCGTAACACCCAACTTTGTATTCAGAAGGGTTTTTTCGGCCATTACCGTATATTCTGTTGTATCTCCGTACGTAGTCCTGCCCATCAACTCAATCTCTAGTGAATTGTCAAGCATCTGGGCTACCGCTCCCCTGGGAGCGCCCACTCCTGCTACTACTATTACATCATCGGTAACACCCAGTTCAGCAGCTTTTGCCAAGTAGCCGGCAGGATATCCACCCATTACTGCCGGTTCATATCCAAGTGCCCTAACTATCATTGTTATCGCCTGTTCATACGTCACAGCGTCACCGGGGCCAAAAGCCGTATCGCTGTAACCTTTGATAACGCCCTGCTCGGTAGCCACGTTGATGTAACCCCATGCCCAACTATAGGCATCTGTTACGTCGGCAAATTTTGTGGGAATTGTTGAAAACTTTGCTGCCGCTTCCAGTCCGAGAGCCCTTACAACAAGCACTGCAAACTCA
Encoded proteins:
- a CDS encoding S-layer homology domain-containing protein, which encodes MKKLLAFVLTLALVLGTVSFAAAAPADDVVGTEYEDAVMRLGALGIMIGDDRGFRPYDSITRAEFAVLVVRALGLEAAAKFSTIPTKFADVTDAYSWAWGYINVATEQGVIKGYSDTAFGPGDAVTYEQAITMIVRALGYEPAVMGGYPAGYLAKAAELGVTDDVIVVAGVGAPRGAVAQMLDNSLEIELMGRTTYGDTTEYTVMAEKTLLNTKLGVTVYEEEEVEDLDKEEREIVIDGDTLKVADGIVIDGLLHATVTAWKYKGIIVYISTDSRVIYDSIDDEDNVTRNDKITLYNAGKTYRTTIDADEVNDMADGQYGKFIINNSRITEAVLYDMTYVRGGMVTSVSTSKEEIKYFVGTGSVRTLRLADADDITVIRDHKVASLGAIKANDIIFVNKTGDDYFIVVTSDRDEGTLTRVTGSAVYVDGTKINETTVASVYYSTDDGDEYSKKTDVDDYDDLLGEDVIVYKDYEGRAIYVVGDVDGVTSDWNYAVFIKYASDINGDLVRLVNTEGKIVTYRVAEDATIKDANNVSISLSDIAEKSITEAGGLLSGDLAGIRYKLNKYGEVSELQEVIADAFAVEADVTDTDKSDDTITVTGFGVTYVTSSTAIFKVVGTKNADIEPVTWSEIENAKSFTDVKAAMYVDSSKSLAKLIIITNNFNQLSDETIYYGYVTAMAKISSDEYELTIDLGEDEEDVIFDKSQVGSGVAVDTVIRYRLNNAGNGISAVKQNGVVEYIYDVDDYFLKFYGDSIYTKVSKNVVVYDEDGDKRDYGDLEDRDGNIANKIRVFKNGSGVIEAIIIEDYTANVVAEVISYRITGGDAVFTNNSSFSFVHNYNGGGTLAVGSNLAVDGTTLGGEGIYTVTFTDTATGLKLKFEITVDDSDVVTDIALQ